A window from Osmia lignaria lignaria isolate PbOS001 chromosome 8, iyOsmLign1, whole genome shotgun sequence encodes these proteins:
- the LOC117606434 gene encoding uncharacterized protein LOC117606434 isoform X3, translated as MASRIRWNVDNRSKRSTNGNGNGNGNGNGNGNGNGNGNDSITNDRMEAEIKKDTNPSSKSDLCRAISPIYYLGKVCGLVPVRFVANTTGGFQARPNIFDLVYSLCVLTLLLGAEIWGLWRDLKDGWVHSTRLKFRTAVIATCSDVLGVMSLTVVCIVGSPFRWKHLQVVVNKLIEVDKKVDLSSTKKNARRFTISLTTCSLLYLWFNSTLDFYSWYRKTKVHQTMSDKENKSYVNSISELRWIHSSLCDTVSLINNTFGAVILTVTVTCLLHLIITPYFLIVQAGEKHEWIFLFVQVGWCIFHVTRMLMIVQPSYSTVAEGKKTAILVSQLLSSTFETDTRRELEIFSLQLLHRPLEFSACGLFSLDRTLITSIAGVVTTYLVILIQFQNADDTKGDADIIRNVTQIFKNVSPLQNFTGIKIIA; from the exons ATGGCATCGCGCATACGATGGAACGTCGATAACCGTAGTAAACGATCAACCAACGGCAACGGCAACGGCAacggcaatggcaatggcaatggcaatggcaatggcaacgGCAACGACAGCATTACTAACGACA GGATGGAAGCGGAAATAAAGAAAGACACCAATCCATCATCCAAGAGTGATCTTTGTCGAGCAATCTCCCCGATATATTATCTCGGTAAAGTATGCGGTTTGGTTCCTGTTAGATTCGTTGCAAACACCACTGGAGGATTTCAAGCTCGCCCAAATATTTTTGATCTCGTCTATAG CTTATGCGTGTTAACGTTACTGCTCGGTGCAGAAATTTGGGGTCTCTGGCGAGATCTGAAAGACGGTTGGGTACATAGCACTAGACTCAAGTTTCGAACGGCGGTGATCGCGACGTGTAGCGATGTTCTTGGGGTAATGAGTTTAACCGTGGTGTGCATCGTTGGCTCGCCTTTTCGTTGGAAACACCTGCAAGTAGTTGTAAACAAATTAATCGAG GTGGACAAGAAAGTTGATCTCTCCTCGACTAAGAAAAACGCTCGTAGATTTACCATATCTTTAACCACCTGCAGTCTCCTCTATCTCTGGTTCAATTCGACTCTTGACTTTTACAGCTGGTACCGAAAAACCAAGGTGCATCAAACCATGTCCGACAAAG AAAACAAAAGCTACGTAAACAGTATATCTGAACTGAGATGGATTCACTCCTCGCTTTGCGACACGGTCTCTCTTATAAATAATACGTTCGGTGCCGTGATACTGACCGTTACCGTAACCTGCCTCTTACACCTAATCATCACGCCATATTTCCTAATCGTACAAGCTGGTGAGAAACACGAATGGATATTTCTATTCGTACAAGTTGGATGGTGTATCTTTCACGTAACCAGAATGTTGATGATCGTTCAACCTAGTTATTCTACTGTTGCTGAG GGAAAGAAAACGGCTATTCTTGTTAGTCAGTTACTCTCCTCCACTTTCGAAACCGACACTCGACGCGAGTTGGAAATATTTTCACTGCAATTGTTACATCGACCTCTTGAATTTTCAGCCTGTGGACTTTTTTCTCTAGACAGGACTTTGATAACCTCG ATTGCAGGAGTCGTAACGACGTATCTTGTTATACTGATACAGTTTCAAAATGCGGACGACACCAAGGGCGACGCTGATATCATAAGAAACGTAACGCAAATATTCAAAAATGTTTCACCCCTTCAAAATTTCACGGGAATCAAGATAATCGCTTGA
- the LOC117606434 gene encoding gustatory receptor for sugar taste 43a isoform X1, giving the protein MASRIRWNVDNRSKRSTNGNGNGNGNGNGNGNGNGNGNDSITNDRMEAEIKKDTNPSSKSDLCRAISPIYYLGKVCGLVPVRFVANTTGGFQARPNIFDLVYSLCVLTLLLGAEIWGLWRDLKDGWVHSTRLKFRTAVIATCSDVLGVMSLTVVCIVGSPFRWKHLQVVVNKLIEVDKKVDLSSTKKNARRFTISLTTCSLLYLWFNSTLDFYSWYRKTKVHQTMSDKGPINYAPLYFMYTVIISTEIQYTVSIYNIGERFVRLNNSLRKLFDTDTLTNYLRKFPEIDEHVSKKTSTDLPQRPFELASYRVFPELHENKSYVNSISELRWIHSSLCDTVSLINNTFGAVILTVTVTCLLHLIITPYFLIVQAGEKHEWIFLFVQVGWCIFHVTRMLMIVQPSYSTVAEGKKTAILVSQLLSSTFETDTRRELEIFSLQLLHRPLEFSACGLFSLDRTLITSIAGVVTTYLVILIQFQNADDTKGDADIIRNVTQIFKNVSPLQNFTGIKIIA; this is encoded by the exons ATGGCATCGCGCATACGATGGAACGTCGATAACCGTAGTAAACGATCAACCAACGGCAACGGCAACGGCAacggcaatggcaatggcaatggcaatggcaatggcaacgGCAACGACAGCATTACTAACGACA GGATGGAAGCGGAAATAAAGAAAGACACCAATCCATCATCCAAGAGTGATCTTTGTCGAGCAATCTCCCCGATATATTATCTCGGTAAAGTATGCGGTTTGGTTCCTGTTAGATTCGTTGCAAACACCACTGGAGGATTTCAAGCTCGCCCAAATATTTTTGATCTCGTCTATAG CTTATGCGTGTTAACGTTACTGCTCGGTGCAGAAATTTGGGGTCTCTGGCGAGATCTGAAAGACGGTTGGGTACATAGCACTAGACTCAAGTTTCGAACGGCGGTGATCGCGACGTGTAGCGATGTTCTTGGGGTAATGAGTTTAACCGTGGTGTGCATCGTTGGCTCGCCTTTTCGTTGGAAACACCTGCAAGTAGTTGTAAACAAATTAATCGAG GTGGACAAGAAAGTTGATCTCTCCTCGACTAAGAAAAACGCTCGTAGATTTACCATATCTTTAACCACCTGCAGTCTCCTCTATCTCTGGTTCAATTCGACTCTTGACTTTTACAGCTGGTACCGAAAAACCAAGGTGCATCAAACCATGTCCGACAAAGGTCCGATCAACTACGCACCCCTCTATTTCATGTACACGGTCATTATTTCCACCGAGATTCAATACACCGTCTCGATCTATAATATAGGAGAAAGATTCGTCCGATTAAATAACAGTCTTAGAAAGCTGTTCGATACCGACACTCTCACCAATTACTTGAGAAAATTTCCTGAAATAG ACGAGCATGTTTCTAAGAAAACATCGACCGACCTACCTCAGAGACCATTCGAATTGGCCAGTTATCGAGTTTTTCCAGAATTACACG AAAACAAAAGCTACGTAAACAGTATATCTGAACTGAGATGGATTCACTCCTCGCTTTGCGACACGGTCTCTCTTATAAATAATACGTTCGGTGCCGTGATACTGACCGTTACCGTAACCTGCCTCTTACACCTAATCATCACGCCATATTTCCTAATCGTACAAGCTGGTGAGAAACACGAATGGATATTTCTATTCGTACAAGTTGGATGGTGTATCTTTCACGTAACCAGAATGTTGATGATCGTTCAACCTAGTTATTCTACTGTTGCTGAG GGAAAGAAAACGGCTATTCTTGTTAGTCAGTTACTCTCCTCCACTTTCGAAACCGACACTCGACGCGAGTTGGAAATATTTTCACTGCAATTGTTACATCGACCTCTTGAATTTTCAGCCTGTGGACTTTTTTCTCTAGACAGGACTTTGATAACCTCG ATTGCAGGAGTCGTAACGACGTATCTTGTTATACTGATACAGTTTCAAAATGCGGACGACACCAAGGGCGACGCTGATATCATAAGAAACGTAACGCAAATATTCAAAAATGTTTCACCCCTTCAAAATTTCACGGGAATCAAGATAATCGCTTGA
- the Pa1 gene encoding PTIP binding protein Pa1: protein MERNEEDWSVECSDDEKYEMDRKNEWTLKSDDILTLIEALETNNRILELEWKCPGRRGPSPVLSNNRKQDNGSQEYKIEEKSDFDFMDEMSSPRLPVRRIGESTPKGSAKKKTASFNGVLSTMLRHRRLEQQEINSSPKKSESSSVSKT from the exons ATGGAACGCAACGAAGAGGATTGGTCGGTGGAATGTTCGGACGATGAAAAATACGAAATGGATAGAAAA AACGAATGGACCCTGAAATCCGACGATATATTAACACTGATCGAGGCTCTGGAAACTAACAATAGAATTTTAGAGCTGGAATGGAAGTGTCCTGGTAGGAGGGGTCCGTCTCCGGTTCTCTCAAACAATCGAAAGCAAGATAACGGCTCGCAGGAGTACAA GATCGAAGAGAAGTCAGATTTCGATTTCATGGACGAAATGTCGTCGCCTAGATTACCAGTTCGCAGAATTGGCGAAAGTACTCCAAAAGGAAGCGCGAAAAAGAAAACAGCCAGTTTCAACGGCGTCTTGTCTACTATGTTGCGACATCGTAGATTAGAGCAGCAAGAAATCAATTCTAGTCCGAAGAAGAGTGAATCGTCGTCGGTATCAAAAACATAG
- the LOC117606434 gene encoding gustatory receptor for sugar taste 43a isoform X2 yields the protein MASRIRWNVDNRSKRSTNGNGNGNGNGNGNGNGNGNGNDSITNDRMEAEIKKDTNPSSKSDLCRAISPIYYLGKVCGLVPVRFVANTTGGFQARPNIFDLVYSLCVLTLLLGAEIWGLWRDLKDGWVHSTRLKFRTAVIATCSDVLGVMSLTVVCIVGSPFRWKHLQVVVNKLIEVDKKVDLSSTKKNARRFTISLTTCSLLYLWFNSTLDFYSWYRKTKVHQTMSDKGPINYAPLYFMYTVIISTEIQYTVSIYNIGERFVRLNNSLRKLFDTDTLTNYLRKFPEIENKSYVNSISELRWIHSSLCDTVSLINNTFGAVILTVTVTCLLHLIITPYFLIVQAGEKHEWIFLFVQVGWCIFHVTRMLMIVQPSYSTVAEGKKTAILVSQLLSSTFETDTRRELEIFSLQLLHRPLEFSACGLFSLDRTLITSIAGVVTTYLVILIQFQNADDTKGDADIIRNVTQIFKNVSPLQNFTGIKIIA from the exons ATGGCATCGCGCATACGATGGAACGTCGATAACCGTAGTAAACGATCAACCAACGGCAACGGCAACGGCAacggcaatggcaatggcaatggcaatggcaatggcaacgGCAACGACAGCATTACTAACGACA GGATGGAAGCGGAAATAAAGAAAGACACCAATCCATCATCCAAGAGTGATCTTTGTCGAGCAATCTCCCCGATATATTATCTCGGTAAAGTATGCGGTTTGGTTCCTGTTAGATTCGTTGCAAACACCACTGGAGGATTTCAAGCTCGCCCAAATATTTTTGATCTCGTCTATAG CTTATGCGTGTTAACGTTACTGCTCGGTGCAGAAATTTGGGGTCTCTGGCGAGATCTGAAAGACGGTTGGGTACATAGCACTAGACTCAAGTTTCGAACGGCGGTGATCGCGACGTGTAGCGATGTTCTTGGGGTAATGAGTTTAACCGTGGTGTGCATCGTTGGCTCGCCTTTTCGTTGGAAACACCTGCAAGTAGTTGTAAACAAATTAATCGAG GTGGACAAGAAAGTTGATCTCTCCTCGACTAAGAAAAACGCTCGTAGATTTACCATATCTTTAACCACCTGCAGTCTCCTCTATCTCTGGTTCAATTCGACTCTTGACTTTTACAGCTGGTACCGAAAAACCAAGGTGCATCAAACCATGTCCGACAAAGGTCCGATCAACTACGCACCCCTCTATTTCATGTACACGGTCATTATTTCCACCGAGATTCAATACACCGTCTCGATCTATAATATAGGAGAAAGATTCGTCCGATTAAATAACAGTCTTAGAAAGCTGTTCGATACCGACACTCTCACCAATTACTTGAGAAAATTTCCTGAAATAG AAAACAAAAGCTACGTAAACAGTATATCTGAACTGAGATGGATTCACTCCTCGCTTTGCGACACGGTCTCTCTTATAAATAATACGTTCGGTGCCGTGATACTGACCGTTACCGTAACCTGCCTCTTACACCTAATCATCACGCCATATTTCCTAATCGTACAAGCTGGTGAGAAACACGAATGGATATTTCTATTCGTACAAGTTGGATGGTGTATCTTTCACGTAACCAGAATGTTGATGATCGTTCAACCTAGTTATTCTACTGTTGCTGAG GGAAAGAAAACGGCTATTCTTGTTAGTCAGTTACTCTCCTCCACTTTCGAAACCGACACTCGACGCGAGTTGGAAATATTTTCACTGCAATTGTTACATCGACCTCTTGAATTTTCAGCCTGTGGACTTTTTTCTCTAGACAGGACTTTGATAACCTCG ATTGCAGGAGTCGTAACGACGTATCTTGTTATACTGATACAGTTTCAAAATGCGGACGACACCAAGGGCGACGCTGATATCATAAGAAACGTAACGCAAATATTCAAAAATGTTTCACCCCTTCAAAATTTCACGGGAATCAAGATAATCGCTTGA